One Triticum dicoccoides isolate Atlit2015 ecotype Zavitan chromosome 5B, WEW_v2.0, whole genome shotgun sequence genomic window carries:
- the LOC119308054 gene encoding diacylglycerol kinase 2-like isoform X2, producing the protein MDMVGSLLINMTRWVDPSGIEFFGWLITAGSFGLAALIYGLLRLQREASLYWLKAAAREKKAASKVLRCPCSSHTWTKDCFRGGQPSTCCVCLSSLALPQGVGSRALDADVGYRCSVCGVAAHWYCSQGADKDCKCVTQAGASTLLHHWSERWVEMDDNPEITTFCYYCDEPCGVPFLGVSPIWRCLWCQRQIHVDCHAKLLKETGNTCDLGLLSRLIVPPLSVKQVGQCPATSGVFNSIKEGFVTSSVRGRIRRPRSKKRMNNQSGIKTTAISADSSILNSVLEGFARLQNLNGKYTLANPKFSGNTLKQTCGSDITNAEEKKYELVDLPQDSRPLLVFINGKSGARNGPSLRRRLNMLLNPIQIFELSASQGPEVGLQLFQNVKHFRILVCGGDGTVAWVLDAIEKQNYESPPPVAILPLGTGNDLSRVTRWGGGLSSVEGQGGICALLNDVDHAAVMVLDRWNVTIKEKNGPQGQCIKQVKFMTNYLGIGCDAKVAYDFHTTREERPDKFSSQFVNKLIYAREGAKDMMDRSCSDLPWHVSLEVDGKNIEIPEDAEGVIILNISSYMGGVDLWQNDNDYDDDFSSQSMHDKMLEVVCISGTWHLGKLQVGLSRAHRLAQGRVIRFHLHSSFPVQVDGEPWIQPPGCLEISHRGQSNNKTQATQLTDKLLIPNPCER; encoded by the exons ATGGACATGGTGGGATCGCTGCTGATAAACATGACCCGCTGGGTTGACCCTTCTGGGATTGAATTCTTCGGGTGGCTCATCACTGCCGGTTCCTTTGGCCTGGCGGCGCTCATCTACGGTCTCCTCAGGCTGCAGAGGGAGGCGTCGCTCTACTGGCTCAAGGCGGCCGCCAGGGAGAAGAAGGCAGCGTCGAAGGTGCTACGGTGCCCCTGCTCAAGCCATACCTGGACCAAGGACTGCTTCCGTGGTGGCCAACCTTCGACGTGCTGTGTGTGCCTGTCGTCGCTGGCCTTGCCTCAGGGTGTAGGTTCAAGGGCCCTTGACGCTGATGTTGGTTACCGGTGCTCTGTGTGCGGAGTGGCGGCTCACTGGTACTGCTCGCAGGGCGCTGACAAGGACTGCAAGTGTGTCACGCAGGCTGGTGCttccactttgctgcatcactggtCGGAGAGGTGGGTGGAGATGGACGATAACCCGGAGATAACAACCTTCTGTTATTACTGCGATGAGCCCTGTGGTGTGCCATTCCTTGGCGTCTCTCCTATATGGCGCTGTCTTTGGTGCCAGAGGCAGATCCATGTTGATTGTCATGCAAAGCTGTTGAAGGAGACGGGGAACACTTGTGATCTTGGCCTGCTCAGTAGACTTATTGTTCCACCTCTATCGGTGAAACAAGTTGGTCAATGTCCGGCAACCAGTGGAGTGTTCAACTCAATCAAAGAAGGGTTTGTCACTTCTTCAGTTAGGGGTCGGATTAGAAGGCCACGCAGCAAGAAACGCATGAACAATCAGTCTGGCATTAAGACAACTGCAATTTCCGCAGACAGTTCAATTCTCAACTCCGTTCTTGAAGGATTTGCTAGACTGCAGAATCTGAATGGAAAGTATACTCTGGCAAACCCCAAGTTCTCTGGAAACACTCTCAAGCAAACATGTGGATCTGACATTACTAATGCAGAGGAAAAGAAGTATGAGCTTGTAGATTTGCCACAAGATTCGAGGCCGCTGCTTGTTTTCATCAACGGCAAGAGTGGTGCCCGTAACGGGCCTTCTCTTAGAAGAAGACTGAACATGCTGCTGAATCCCATACAG ATATTTGAGCTTAGCGCTTCTCAGGGTCCTGAAGTTGGATTGCAACTATTCCAGAATGTAAAACACTTCAGAATTCTTGTTTGTGGTGGGGATGGAACTGTGGCATGGGTTCTTGATGCCATAGAGAAACAGAACTATGAATCCCCTCCCCCTGTTGCCATTCTTCCGCTAGGAACAGGAAATGACCTATCGCGTGTTACCCGCTGGGGTGGAGGTTTGTCTTCTGTTGAAGGACAAGGGGGAATATGTGCACTTTTAAATGACGTTGATCACGCAGCAGTTATGGTTCTTGATCGCTGGAATGTAACCATCAAAGAGAAGAATGGGCCACAAGGTCAATGCATCAAGCAAGTGAAATTTATGACTAATTATCTAG GCATTGGATGTGATGCCAAGGTTGCATATGATTTCCACACAACTAGGGAGGAAAGGCCAGATAAATTTAGCAGTCAG TTTGTGAACAAGCTGATATATGCTAGAGAAGGCGCTAAGGATATGATGGATAGGTCATGTTccgatttaccatggcatgttagcCTTGAAGTTGATGGAAAGAACATTGAAATTCCAGAG GATGCAGAAGGTGTGATCATTCTGAATATCTCTAGCTACATGGGTGGTGTTGATCTTTGGCAAAACGacaatgattatgatgatgatttcAGTTCACAATCAATGCATGACAAAATGCTTGAGGTGGTCTGTATATCTGGGACATGGCATCTAGGCAAACTGCAG GTAGGACTATCGAGAGCACACCGACTAGCCCAAGGAAGAGTCATAAGATTTCACCTGCACAGTTCATTCCCTGTTCAGGTTGATGGTGAACCATGGATTCAGCCACCTGGATGCCTTGAGATATCTCACCGTGGACAG